A portion of the Vulpes vulpes isolate BD-2025 chromosome 5, VulVul3, whole genome shotgun sequence genome contains these proteins:
- the RNH1 gene encoding ribonuclease inhibitor isoform X5 encodes MSLSIQCQQLSDARWTELLPLIQQYEVVRLDDCGLTEVRCKDISSALQANPSLTELSLCTNELGDAGVHLVLQGLQSATCKIQKLSLQNCCLTKTGCGVLPAMLRSMPTLRELHLSDNPLEDAGLQLLCEGLLDPQCHLEKLQLEYCNLTAASCESLASALRNKQHFKELVVSNNEIGEAGVRVLCRGLVESACQLETLKLENCGLTPASCEDLRAVVASKTSLRELDLGDNKLGDQGIAVLCPSLLHPSCQIRVLWLWECDVTATGCRDLCRVVSAKESLEELSLACNALGDEGARLLCESLLEPGSRLQSLWVKSCNFTATCCHHFGTMLTQNKRLVELQLSNNKLGDSGVRELCQALGQSGTALQVLCLGDCDVANDGCASLASLLLANRSLRELDLSNNRMNDQGIRRLMESVEQPGCALEQLVLYDIYWSQDIEDSLRALEERKPSLKIIS; translated from the exons ATGAGCCTGAGCATTCAGTGTCAGCAGCTGAGCGACGCCCGGTGGACGGAGCTCCTGCCCCTAATCCAGCAGTACGAGGTGGTCAG GCTGGACGACTGCGGCCTCACGGAGGTGCGGTGCAAGGATATCAGCTCTGCCCTCCAGGCCAACCCGTCCCTGACTGAGCTGAGCCTTTGCACCAATGAGCTGGGTGATGCCGGAGTGCACCTggtgctccagggcctgcagaGCGCCACCTGCAAGATTCAGAAGCTCAG cctccagaactgctgCCTGACGAAGACTGGCTGCGGGGTCCTGCCCGCCATGCTGCGCTCCATGCCCACCCTGCGGGAGCTGCACCTCAGTGACAACCCGCTGGAGGACGCAGGCCTGCAGCTGCTGTGTGAAGGGCTCCTGGACCCCCAGTGCCACCTGGAGAAGCTCCA GCTGGAGTATTGCAACCTGACGGCCGCCAGCTGCGAGTCCCTGGCCTCGGCACTCAGGAACAAGCAGCACTTCAAGGAGCTGGTGGTGAGCAACAACGAGATCGGTGAGGCCGGCGTGCGGGTGCTGTGCCGGGGCCTGGTGGAGTCGGCCTGTCAGCTGGAGACACTCAA GCTGGAGAACTGTGGCCTGACGCCGGCCAGCTGCGAGGACCTGCGCGCTGTGGTGGCCTCCAAGACCTCGCTGCGGGAGCTGGACCTGGGGGATAACAAGCTGGGTGACCAGGGCATCGCGGTGCTGTGCCCCAGCCTGCTGCACCCCAGCTGCCAGATCAGGGTCCTGTG GCTCTGGGAGTGTGACGTCACCGCCACGGGCTGCAGGGACCTGTGCCGCGTGGTCAGCGCCAAGGAGAGCCTGGAGGAGCTGAGCCTGGCATGCAACGCGCTGGGGGATGAGGGCGCGCGGCTGCTGTGCGAGAGCCTGCTGGAGCCCGGCAGCCGGCTGCAGTCCCTGTG ggTGAAGTCCTGCAACTTCACGGCCACGTGCTGCCACCACTTTGGCACGATGCTGACCCAGAACAAGCGCCTGGTGGAGCTGCAGCTGAGCAACAACAAGCTGGGGGACTCCGGCGTCCGGGAGCTGTGCCAGGCGCTGGGCCAGTCGGGGACTGCTCTGCAGGTGCTCTG CCTGGGGGACTGCGACGTGGCCAACGATGGCTGCGCCAGCCTGGCCTCGCTCCTGCTGGCCAACCGCAGCTTGCGGGAGCTGGACCTCAGCAACAACCGCATGAACGACCAGGGCATCCGGCGGCTCATGGAGAGTGTGGAGCAGCCGGGCTGCGCGCTGGAGCAGCTGGT CCTCTACGACATCTACTGGTCCCAGGACATCGAGGACAGCCTGCGGGCCCTGGAGGAACGGAAGCCCAGCCTGAAGATCATCTCCTGa
- the RNH1 gene encoding ribonuclease inhibitor isoform X3 yields MRSVRRARKLVAAVGDLARTPARPRPSPAPRAGPTPPRAMSLSIQCQQLSDARWTELLPLIQQYEVVRLDDCGLTEVRCKDISSALQANPSLTELSLCTNELGDAGVHLVLQGLQSATCKIQKLSLQNCCLTKTGCGVLPAMLRSMPTLRELHLSDNPLEDAGLQLLCEGLLDPQCHLEKLQLEYCNLTAASCESLASALRNKQHFKELVVSNNEIGEAGVRVLCRGLVESACQLETLKLENCGLTPASCEDLRAVVASKTSLRELDLGDNKLGDQGIAVLCPSLLHPSCQIRVLWLWECDVTATGCRDLCRVVSAKESLEELSLACNALGDEGARLLCESLLEPGSRLQSLWVKSCNFTATCCHHFGTMLTQNKRLVELQLSNNKLGDSGVRELCQALGQSGTALQVLCLGDCDVANDGCASLASLLLANRSLRELDLSNNRMNDQGIRRLMESVEQPGCALEQLVLYDIYWSQDIEDSLRALEERKPSLKIIS; encoded by the exons ATGCGCAGCGTCCGGCGTGCGCGGAAGTTGGTGGCGGCCGTGGGCGACCTCGCGCGGACCCCGGCGCGCCCCCGGCCTTCCCCGGCGCCCCGCGCAG GACCCACTCCACCTCGAGCCATGAGCCTGAGCATTCAGTGTCAGCAGCTGAGCGACGCCCGGTGGACGGAGCTCCTGCCCCTAATCCAGCAGTACGAGGTGGTCAG GCTGGACGACTGCGGCCTCACGGAGGTGCGGTGCAAGGATATCAGCTCTGCCCTCCAGGCCAACCCGTCCCTGACTGAGCTGAGCCTTTGCACCAATGAGCTGGGTGATGCCGGAGTGCACCTggtgctccagggcctgcagaGCGCCACCTGCAAGATTCAGAAGCTCAG cctccagaactgctgCCTGACGAAGACTGGCTGCGGGGTCCTGCCCGCCATGCTGCGCTCCATGCCCACCCTGCGGGAGCTGCACCTCAGTGACAACCCGCTGGAGGACGCAGGCCTGCAGCTGCTGTGTGAAGGGCTCCTGGACCCCCAGTGCCACCTGGAGAAGCTCCA GCTGGAGTATTGCAACCTGACGGCCGCCAGCTGCGAGTCCCTGGCCTCGGCACTCAGGAACAAGCAGCACTTCAAGGAGCTGGTGGTGAGCAACAACGAGATCGGTGAGGCCGGCGTGCGGGTGCTGTGCCGGGGCCTGGTGGAGTCGGCCTGTCAGCTGGAGACACTCAA GCTGGAGAACTGTGGCCTGACGCCGGCCAGCTGCGAGGACCTGCGCGCTGTGGTGGCCTCCAAGACCTCGCTGCGGGAGCTGGACCTGGGGGATAACAAGCTGGGTGACCAGGGCATCGCGGTGCTGTGCCCCAGCCTGCTGCACCCCAGCTGCCAGATCAGGGTCCTGTG GCTCTGGGAGTGTGACGTCACCGCCACGGGCTGCAGGGACCTGTGCCGCGTGGTCAGCGCCAAGGAGAGCCTGGAGGAGCTGAGCCTGGCATGCAACGCGCTGGGGGATGAGGGCGCGCGGCTGCTGTGCGAGAGCCTGCTGGAGCCCGGCAGCCGGCTGCAGTCCCTGTG ggTGAAGTCCTGCAACTTCACGGCCACGTGCTGCCACCACTTTGGCACGATGCTGACCCAGAACAAGCGCCTGGTGGAGCTGCAGCTGAGCAACAACAAGCTGGGGGACTCCGGCGTCCGGGAGCTGTGCCAGGCGCTGGGCCAGTCGGGGACTGCTCTGCAGGTGCTCTG CCTGGGGGACTGCGACGTGGCCAACGATGGCTGCGCCAGCCTGGCCTCGCTCCTGCTGGCCAACCGCAGCTTGCGGGAGCTGGACCTCAGCAACAACCGCATGAACGACCAGGGCATCCGGCGGCTCATGGAGAGTGTGGAGCAGCCGGGCTGCGCGCTGGAGCAGCTGGT CCTCTACGACATCTACTGGTCCCAGGACATCGAGGACAGCCTGCGGGCCCTGGAGGAACGGAAGCCCAGCCTGAAGATCATCTCCTGa
- the PTDSS2 gene encoding phosphatidylserine synthase 2 isoform X1 encodes MRRGERRGAGGPRPGSPVPAGKASLEEPPDGAGAERGGGRRSTESEVYDDGTNTFFWRAHTLTVLFILTCVLGYVTLLEETPRDTAYNTKRGIVASILVFLCFGVTQAKDGPFSRPHPAYWRFWLCVSVVYELFLIFILFQTVQDGRQFLKYVDPKLGVPLPERDYGGNCLIYDAHNESDPFHNVWDKLDGFVPAHFLGWYLKTLMIRDWWMCTIVSVMFEFLEYSLEHQLPNFSECWWDHWIMDVLVCNGLGIYCGMKTLEWLSMKTYKWQGLWNIPTYKGKMKRIAFQFTPYSWVRFEWKPASSLRRWLAVCGIILVVRLAGPAGAPAGQPGPLPTLLWSPVSVGRAEHILLEVRAVAAPGALPGPAAAGLLRQRGRCGHAGDLRLHGRPEAPQEAGPAGLAGGSHHGHGAAHRGEVRPAHTHAVPALLHLPVLDARLRARAHLDHLALLPPGHHPEVQGDPAAEAAEQGRPGQSRRHHRQAPA; translated from the exons ATGCGGAGGGGCGAGCGCAGAGGCGCCGGGGGGCCGCGGCCGGGGTCGCCGGTGCCGGCGGGCAAGGCCTCGCTGGAGGAGCCGCCGGACGGCGCGGGCGCGGAGCGGGGGGGCGGCCGCCGCAGCACCGAGTCCGAGGTGTACGACGACGGCACCAACACCTTCTTCTG GCGAGCCCACACCCTAACTGTGCTCTTCATCCTCACCTGTGTGCTTGGCTACGTGACTCTGCTAGAGGAGACGCCCCGGGACACAGCTTATAACACCAAGAG AGGTATTGTGGCCagtattttggttttcttatgTTTTGGAGTCACACAAGCTAAAGATGGGCCGTTTTCCAGACCACATCCAG CCTACTGGCGGTTCTGGCTGTGCGTCAGCGTCGTCTACGAGCTGTTCCTCATCTTCATCCTCTTCCAG ACCGTGCAGGACGGCCGCCAGTTCCTGAAGTACGTGGACCCCAAGCTGGGCGTGCCGCTGCCCGAGAGGGACTACGGGGGAAACTGCCTCATCTACGACGCGCACAACGAGAGCGACCCCTTCCACAACGTCTGG GACAAGCTGGACGGCTTTGTGCCCGCACACTTCCTTGGCTGGTACCTGAAG ACCCTGATGATCCGGGACTGGTGGATGTGCACGATCGTGAGCGTGATGTTTGAGTTCCTGGAGTACAGCCTGGAGCACCAGCTGCCCAACTTCAGCGAGTGCTGGTGGGATCAC TGGATCATGGACGTGCTCGTCTGCAACGGGCTGGGCATCTACTGCGGCATGAAAACCCTCGAGTGGCTGTCAATGAAGACGTACAAGTGGCAGGGCCTGTGGAACATCCCCACCTACAA AGGCAAGATGAAGAGGATCGCCTTCCAGTTCACGCCCTACAGCTGGGTCCGCTTCGAGTGGAAGCCCGCCTCCAGCCTGCGCCGCTGGCTGGCCGTGTGCGGCATCATCCTGGTGGTAAGGCTGGCGGGTCCCGCGGGTGCGCCCGCCGGGCAGCCCgggcccctgcccaccctcctctgGTCCCCAGTTTCTGTTGGCAGAGCTGAACACATTCTACTTGAAGTTCGTGCTGTGGCTGCCCCCGGAGCACTACCTGGTCCTGCTGCGGCTGGTCTTCTTCGTCAACGTGGGCGGTGTGGCCATGCGGGAGATCTACGACTTCATGGACGACCC GAAGCTCCACAAGAAGCTGGGCCAGCAGGCCTGGCTGGTGGCAGCCATCACGGCCACGGAGCTGCTCATCGTGGTGAAGTACGACCCGCACACACTCACGCTGTCCCTGCCCTTCTACATCTCCCAGTGCTGGACGCTCGGCTCCGTGCTCGTGCTCACCTGGACCATCTGGCGCTTCTTCCTCCG GGACATCACCCTGAGGTACAAGGAGACCCGGCGGCAGAAGCAGCAGAGCAGGGGCGACCCGGGCAGAGCCGTCGGCACCACAGACAGGCACCTGCCTGA
- the PTDSS2 gene encoding phosphatidylserine synthase 2 isoform X2, whose protein sequence is MRRGERRGAGGPRPGSPVPAGKASLEEPPDGAGAERGGGRRSTESEVYDDGTNTFFWRAHTLTVLFILTCVLGYVTLLEETPRDTAYNTKRGIVASILVFLCFGVTQAKDGPFSRPHPAYWRFWLCVSVVYELFLIFILFQTVQDGRQFLKYVDPKLGVPLPERDYGGNCLIYDAHNESDPFHNVWDKLDGFVPAHFLGWYLKTLMIRDWWMCTIVSVMFEFLEYSLEHQLPNFSECWWDHWIMDVLVCNGLGIYCGMKTLEWLSMKTYKWQGLWNIPTYKGKMKRIAFQFTPYSWVRFEWKPASSLRRWLAVCGIILVFLLAELNTFYLKFVLWLPPEHYLVLLRLVFFVNVGGVAMREIYDFMDDPKLHKKLGQQAWLVAAITATELLIVVKYDPHTLTLSLPFYISQCWTLGSVLVLTWTIWRFFLRDITLRYKETRRQKQQSRGDPGRAVGTTDRHLPEPGDPPGPAEAEAEGAPAPS, encoded by the exons ATGCGGAGGGGCGAGCGCAGAGGCGCCGGGGGGCCGCGGCCGGGGTCGCCGGTGCCGGCGGGCAAGGCCTCGCTGGAGGAGCCGCCGGACGGCGCGGGCGCGGAGCGGGGGGGCGGCCGCCGCAGCACCGAGTCCGAGGTGTACGACGACGGCACCAACACCTTCTTCTG GCGAGCCCACACCCTAACTGTGCTCTTCATCCTCACCTGTGTGCTTGGCTACGTGACTCTGCTAGAGGAGACGCCCCGGGACACAGCTTATAACACCAAGAG AGGTATTGTGGCCagtattttggttttcttatgTTTTGGAGTCACACAAGCTAAAGATGGGCCGTTTTCCAGACCACATCCAG CCTACTGGCGGTTCTGGCTGTGCGTCAGCGTCGTCTACGAGCTGTTCCTCATCTTCATCCTCTTCCAG ACCGTGCAGGACGGCCGCCAGTTCCTGAAGTACGTGGACCCCAAGCTGGGCGTGCCGCTGCCCGAGAGGGACTACGGGGGAAACTGCCTCATCTACGACGCGCACAACGAGAGCGACCCCTTCCACAACGTCTGG GACAAGCTGGACGGCTTTGTGCCCGCACACTTCCTTGGCTGGTACCTGAAG ACCCTGATGATCCGGGACTGGTGGATGTGCACGATCGTGAGCGTGATGTTTGAGTTCCTGGAGTACAGCCTGGAGCACCAGCTGCCCAACTTCAGCGAGTGCTGGTGGGATCAC TGGATCATGGACGTGCTCGTCTGCAACGGGCTGGGCATCTACTGCGGCATGAAAACCCTCGAGTGGCTGTCAATGAAGACGTACAAGTGGCAGGGCCTGTGGAACATCCCCACCTACAA AGGCAAGATGAAGAGGATCGCCTTCCAGTTCACGCCCTACAGCTGGGTCCGCTTCGAGTGGAAGCCCGCCTCCAGCCTGCGCCGCTGGCTGGCCGTGTGCGGCATCATCCTGGTG TTTCTGTTGGCAGAGCTGAACACATTCTACTTGAAGTTCGTGCTGTGGCTGCCCCCGGAGCACTACCTGGTCCTGCTGCGGCTGGTCTTCTTCGTCAACGTGGGCGGTGTGGCCATGCGGGAGATCTACGACTTCATGGACGACCC GAAGCTCCACAAGAAGCTGGGCCAGCAGGCCTGGCTGGTGGCAGCCATCACGGCCACGGAGCTGCTCATCGTGGTGAAGTACGACCCGCACACACTCACGCTGTCCCTGCCCTTCTACATCTCCCAGTGCTGGACGCTCGGCTCCGTGCTCGTGCTCACCTGGACCATCTGGCGCTTCTTCCTCCG GGACATCACCCTGAGGTACAAGGAGACCCGGCGGCAGAAGCAGCAGAGCAGGGGCGACCCGGGCAGAGCCGTCGGCACCACAGACAGGCACCTGCCTGAGCCAGGAGACCCCCCAGGACCCGCGGAGGCCGAGGCGGAGGGGGCGCCGGCCCCAAGCTGA
- the RNH1 gene encoding ribonuclease inhibitor isoform X4 translates to MLPRTDLKRSWSDTGGRGAGETGPTPPRAMSLSIQCQQLSDARWTELLPLIQQYEVVRLDDCGLTEVRCKDISSALQANPSLTELSLCTNELGDAGVHLVLQGLQSATCKIQKLSLQNCCLTKTGCGVLPAMLRSMPTLRELHLSDNPLEDAGLQLLCEGLLDPQCHLEKLQLEYCNLTAASCESLASALRNKQHFKELVVSNNEIGEAGVRVLCRGLVESACQLETLKLENCGLTPASCEDLRAVVASKTSLRELDLGDNKLGDQGIAVLCPSLLHPSCQIRVLWLWECDVTATGCRDLCRVVSAKESLEELSLACNALGDEGARLLCESLLEPGSRLQSLWVKSCNFTATCCHHFGTMLTQNKRLVELQLSNNKLGDSGVRELCQALGQSGTALQVLCLGDCDVANDGCASLASLLLANRSLRELDLSNNRMNDQGIRRLMESVEQPGCALEQLVLYDIYWSQDIEDSLRALEERKPSLKIIS, encoded by the exons ATGCTGCCCAGGACAGACTTGAAGCGCTCTTGGAGCGACACCGGGGGGCGGGGTGCCGGAGAAACAG GACCCACTCCACCTCGAGCCATGAGCCTGAGCATTCAGTGTCAGCAGCTGAGCGACGCCCGGTGGACGGAGCTCCTGCCCCTAATCCAGCAGTACGAGGTGGTCAG GCTGGACGACTGCGGCCTCACGGAGGTGCGGTGCAAGGATATCAGCTCTGCCCTCCAGGCCAACCCGTCCCTGACTGAGCTGAGCCTTTGCACCAATGAGCTGGGTGATGCCGGAGTGCACCTggtgctccagggcctgcagaGCGCCACCTGCAAGATTCAGAAGCTCAG cctccagaactgctgCCTGACGAAGACTGGCTGCGGGGTCCTGCCCGCCATGCTGCGCTCCATGCCCACCCTGCGGGAGCTGCACCTCAGTGACAACCCGCTGGAGGACGCAGGCCTGCAGCTGCTGTGTGAAGGGCTCCTGGACCCCCAGTGCCACCTGGAGAAGCTCCA GCTGGAGTATTGCAACCTGACGGCCGCCAGCTGCGAGTCCCTGGCCTCGGCACTCAGGAACAAGCAGCACTTCAAGGAGCTGGTGGTGAGCAACAACGAGATCGGTGAGGCCGGCGTGCGGGTGCTGTGCCGGGGCCTGGTGGAGTCGGCCTGTCAGCTGGAGACACTCAA GCTGGAGAACTGTGGCCTGACGCCGGCCAGCTGCGAGGACCTGCGCGCTGTGGTGGCCTCCAAGACCTCGCTGCGGGAGCTGGACCTGGGGGATAACAAGCTGGGTGACCAGGGCATCGCGGTGCTGTGCCCCAGCCTGCTGCACCCCAGCTGCCAGATCAGGGTCCTGTG GCTCTGGGAGTGTGACGTCACCGCCACGGGCTGCAGGGACCTGTGCCGCGTGGTCAGCGCCAAGGAGAGCCTGGAGGAGCTGAGCCTGGCATGCAACGCGCTGGGGGATGAGGGCGCGCGGCTGCTGTGCGAGAGCCTGCTGGAGCCCGGCAGCCGGCTGCAGTCCCTGTG ggTGAAGTCCTGCAACTTCACGGCCACGTGCTGCCACCACTTTGGCACGATGCTGACCCAGAACAAGCGCCTGGTGGAGCTGCAGCTGAGCAACAACAAGCTGGGGGACTCCGGCGTCCGGGAGCTGTGCCAGGCGCTGGGCCAGTCGGGGACTGCTCTGCAGGTGCTCTG CCTGGGGGACTGCGACGTGGCCAACGATGGCTGCGCCAGCCTGGCCTCGCTCCTGCTGGCCAACCGCAGCTTGCGGGAGCTGGACCTCAGCAACAACCGCATGAACGACCAGGGCATCCGGCGGCTCATGGAGAGTGTGGAGCAGCCGGGCTGCGCGCTGGAGCAGCTGGT CCTCTACGACATCTACTGGTCCCAGGACATCGAGGACAGCCTGCGGGCCCTGGAGGAACGGAAGCCCAGCCTGAAGATCATCTCCTGa
- the RNH1 gene encoding ribonuclease inhibitor isoform X1 codes for MRDTRREAETQAEGGAGSPRGAPRGTRSRDPGSRPGLQAALSRDPPELLRDFLHSARGPWAAWGRGAAGAVLSARVMRPQPGSPPHGPGPRAAAVRARDSAPGRLGSPAASAPPRGSGCPGGGAARGCLSPTLLGSSCLPPRPAPPRPTTCCARTPAQRKRRPAAGPTPPRAMSLSIQCQQLSDARWTELLPLIQQYEVVRLDDCGLTEVRCKDISSALQANPSLTELSLCTNELGDAGVHLVLQGLQSATCKIQKLSLQNCCLTKTGCGVLPAMLRSMPTLRELHLSDNPLEDAGLQLLCEGLLDPQCHLEKLQLEYCNLTAASCESLASALRNKQHFKELVVSNNEIGEAGVRVLCRGLVESACQLETLKLENCGLTPASCEDLRAVVASKTSLRELDLGDNKLGDQGIAVLCPSLLHPSCQIRVLWLWECDVTATGCRDLCRVVSAKESLEELSLACNALGDEGARLLCESLLEPGSRLQSLWVKSCNFTATCCHHFGTMLTQNKRLVELQLSNNKLGDSGVRELCQALGQSGTALQVLCLGDCDVANDGCASLASLLLANRSLRELDLSNNRMNDQGIRRLMESVEQPGCALEQLVLYDIYWSQDIEDSLRALEERKPSLKIIS; via the exons atgagagacacacggagggaggcggagacccaggcagagggaggagcaggctccccgcggggagccccacgcgggactcgatcccgggacccggggtcgcgccctgggctgcaggcggcgctaagccgggATCCCCCGGAGCTGTTACGTGACTTCCTGCACTCCGCGCGCGGGCCGTGGGCTGCGTGGGGCCGGGGAGCCGCGGGGGCCGTGCTCAGTGCCCGCGTGATGCGCCCGCAGCCGGGGTCCCCGCCCCACGGGCCCGGGCCGCGAGCCGCCGCCGTCCGTGCGCGGGACAGCGCCCCGGGGCGTCTGGGTTCCCCCGCTGCGTCGGCCCCTCCACGCGGGAGCGGCTGTCCTGGCGGCGGAGCGGCTCGGGGCTGTTTGTCGCCGACCCTGCTGGGCAGCTcctgcctcccgccccgccccgccccgccccgccccacgaCGTGCTGCGCCCGCACCCCTGCCCAGCGGAAGCGGCGGCCGGCGGCGG GACCCACTCCACCTCGAGCCATGAGCCTGAGCATTCAGTGTCAGCAGCTGAGCGACGCCCGGTGGACGGAGCTCCTGCCCCTAATCCAGCAGTACGAGGTGGTCAG GCTGGACGACTGCGGCCTCACGGAGGTGCGGTGCAAGGATATCAGCTCTGCCCTCCAGGCCAACCCGTCCCTGACTGAGCTGAGCCTTTGCACCAATGAGCTGGGTGATGCCGGAGTGCACCTggtgctccagggcctgcagaGCGCCACCTGCAAGATTCAGAAGCTCAG cctccagaactgctgCCTGACGAAGACTGGCTGCGGGGTCCTGCCCGCCATGCTGCGCTCCATGCCCACCCTGCGGGAGCTGCACCTCAGTGACAACCCGCTGGAGGACGCAGGCCTGCAGCTGCTGTGTGAAGGGCTCCTGGACCCCCAGTGCCACCTGGAGAAGCTCCA GCTGGAGTATTGCAACCTGACGGCCGCCAGCTGCGAGTCCCTGGCCTCGGCACTCAGGAACAAGCAGCACTTCAAGGAGCTGGTGGTGAGCAACAACGAGATCGGTGAGGCCGGCGTGCGGGTGCTGTGCCGGGGCCTGGTGGAGTCGGCCTGTCAGCTGGAGACACTCAA GCTGGAGAACTGTGGCCTGACGCCGGCCAGCTGCGAGGACCTGCGCGCTGTGGTGGCCTCCAAGACCTCGCTGCGGGAGCTGGACCTGGGGGATAACAAGCTGGGTGACCAGGGCATCGCGGTGCTGTGCCCCAGCCTGCTGCACCCCAGCTGCCAGATCAGGGTCCTGTG GCTCTGGGAGTGTGACGTCACCGCCACGGGCTGCAGGGACCTGTGCCGCGTGGTCAGCGCCAAGGAGAGCCTGGAGGAGCTGAGCCTGGCATGCAACGCGCTGGGGGATGAGGGCGCGCGGCTGCTGTGCGAGAGCCTGCTGGAGCCCGGCAGCCGGCTGCAGTCCCTGTG ggTGAAGTCCTGCAACTTCACGGCCACGTGCTGCCACCACTTTGGCACGATGCTGACCCAGAACAAGCGCCTGGTGGAGCTGCAGCTGAGCAACAACAAGCTGGGGGACTCCGGCGTCCGGGAGCTGTGCCAGGCGCTGGGCCAGTCGGGGACTGCTCTGCAGGTGCTCTG CCTGGGGGACTGCGACGTGGCCAACGATGGCTGCGCCAGCCTGGCCTCGCTCCTGCTGGCCAACCGCAGCTTGCGGGAGCTGGACCTCAGCAACAACCGCATGAACGACCAGGGCATCCGGCGGCTCATGGAGAGTGTGGAGCAGCCGGGCTGCGCGCTGGAGCAGCTGGT CCTCTACGACATCTACTGGTCCCAGGACATCGAGGACAGCCTGCGGGCCCTGGAGGAACGGAAGCCCAGCCTGAAGATCATCTCCTGa
- the RNH1 gene encoding ribonuclease inhibitor isoform X2 has product MSLPGPGVRGHLPGGTRGGRRWDHCSARPPRGSSETPTPATEAPPPARPRPLTPSPRPQAPPRQLAPSSGTARVSGPAPATQAPPHAKPCPRPSGPAPPHAKPRPASLRPPHAKPRLSPRPRPPPRRSSEAAPCQAPPPPVARRSSRSVVWRLDDCGLTEVRCKDISSALQANPSLTELSLCTNELGDAGVHLVLQGLQSATCKIQKLSLQNCCLTKTGCGVLPAMLRSMPTLRELHLSDNPLEDAGLQLLCEGLLDPQCHLEKLQLEYCNLTAASCESLASALRNKQHFKELVVSNNEIGEAGVRVLCRGLVESACQLETLKLENCGLTPASCEDLRAVVASKTSLRELDLGDNKLGDQGIAVLCPSLLHPSCQIRVLWLWECDVTATGCRDLCRVVSAKESLEELSLACNALGDEGARLLCESLLEPGSRLQSLWVKSCNFTATCCHHFGTMLTQNKRLVELQLSNNKLGDSGVRELCQALGQSGTALQVLCLGDCDVANDGCASLASLLLANRSLRELDLSNNRMNDQGIRRLMESVEQPGCALEQLVLYDIYWSQDIEDSLRALEERKPSLKIIS; this is encoded by the exons ATGTCACTGCCTGGGCCGGGCGTCCGAGGACACCTGCCGGGCGGGACGCGGGGAGGGCGGCGCTGGGACCACTGCTCCGCCCGGCCGCCACGTGGGAGCAGCGAGACCCCAACTCCGGCcacggaggccccgccccctgcgaGGCCCCGCCCCTTGACTCCGTCCCCgcggccccaggccccgccccgccagcTTGCACCCTCCTCAGGCACAGCCCGGgtctcaggccccgcccccgccactcaggccccgccccacgcaaagccctgcccccgcccctcaggccccgccccgccccacgcAAAGCCCCGCCCCGCCAGCCTGCGCCCGCCCCACGCAAAGCCCCGCCTatcgcccaggccccgccccccgccccgacgCAGCAGCGAGGCCGCGCCCtgtcaggccccgcccccgccagtaGCCCGCCGCTCCTCTCGGTCCGTCGTCTGGAG GCTGGACGACTGCGGCCTCACGGAGGTGCGGTGCAAGGATATCAGCTCTGCCCTCCAGGCCAACCCGTCCCTGACTGAGCTGAGCCTTTGCACCAATGAGCTGGGTGATGCCGGAGTGCACCTggtgctccagggcctgcagaGCGCCACCTGCAAGATTCAGAAGCTCAG cctccagaactgctgCCTGACGAAGACTGGCTGCGGGGTCCTGCCCGCCATGCTGCGCTCCATGCCCACCCTGCGGGAGCTGCACCTCAGTGACAACCCGCTGGAGGACGCAGGCCTGCAGCTGCTGTGTGAAGGGCTCCTGGACCCCCAGTGCCACCTGGAGAAGCTCCA GCTGGAGTATTGCAACCTGACGGCCGCCAGCTGCGAGTCCCTGGCCTCGGCACTCAGGAACAAGCAGCACTTCAAGGAGCTGGTGGTGAGCAACAACGAGATCGGTGAGGCCGGCGTGCGGGTGCTGTGCCGGGGCCTGGTGGAGTCGGCCTGTCAGCTGGAGACACTCAA GCTGGAGAACTGTGGCCTGACGCCGGCCAGCTGCGAGGACCTGCGCGCTGTGGTGGCCTCCAAGACCTCGCTGCGGGAGCTGGACCTGGGGGATAACAAGCTGGGTGACCAGGGCATCGCGGTGCTGTGCCCCAGCCTGCTGCACCCCAGCTGCCAGATCAGGGTCCTGTG GCTCTGGGAGTGTGACGTCACCGCCACGGGCTGCAGGGACCTGTGCCGCGTGGTCAGCGCCAAGGAGAGCCTGGAGGAGCTGAGCCTGGCATGCAACGCGCTGGGGGATGAGGGCGCGCGGCTGCTGTGCGAGAGCCTGCTGGAGCCCGGCAGCCGGCTGCAGTCCCTGTG ggTGAAGTCCTGCAACTTCACGGCCACGTGCTGCCACCACTTTGGCACGATGCTGACCCAGAACAAGCGCCTGGTGGAGCTGCAGCTGAGCAACAACAAGCTGGGGGACTCCGGCGTCCGGGAGCTGTGCCAGGCGCTGGGCCAGTCGGGGACTGCTCTGCAGGTGCTCTG CCTGGGGGACTGCGACGTGGCCAACGATGGCTGCGCCAGCCTGGCCTCGCTCCTGCTGGCCAACCGCAGCTTGCGGGAGCTGGACCTCAGCAACAACCGCATGAACGACCAGGGCATCCGGCGGCTCATGGAGAGTGTGGAGCAGCCGGGCTGCGCGCTGGAGCAGCTGGT CCTCTACGACATCTACTGGTCCCAGGACATCGAGGACAGCCTGCGGGCCCTGGAGGAACGGAAGCCCAGCCTGAAGATCATCTCCTGa